A genomic stretch from Aquila chrysaetos chrysaetos chromosome 1, bAquChr1.4, whole genome shotgun sequence includes:
- the EXOC1L gene encoding exocyst complex component 1-like, with translation MSSLVKEDLAKRLFGPRRQRLHEFIEVEGSGAERCYLCAAVTRNEEVEICMVKHLRVDREEKYEIVEKWFLKDLEMIDGKEADTDNPYFDMHFHKVYNLEAYSCASKYTFARTLNKLNETYLKKDLKIVNFDETYLNDDSIWSSNNRDCLVLMRICFYASNLLCLSLCPLS, from the exons aTGTCCTCGCTGGTGAAGGAGGACCTGGCGAAGAGGCTGTTCGGCCCCCGGCGGCAGAGGCTGCACGAGTTCATCGAGGTGGAGGGCTCCGGCGCCGAGCGCTGCTACCTGTGCGCCGCAG tgaCTAGAAATGAAGAAGTAGAAATATGTATGGTTAAACACTTGCGAGTGGATCGAGAGGAGAAATATGAAATAGTTGAAAAGTGGTTTTTGAAAGATCTGGAGATGATTGATGGAAAAGAAGCAGATACT GATAATCCATATTTTGATATGCACTTCCACAAAGTCTACAATCTGGAAGCATATAGCTGTGCATCTAAATATACCTTTGCTCGAACGCTAAACAAACTGAATGAAACGTACCTTAAGAAGGACTTGAAGATTGTGAACTTTGACGAGACCTACCTAAATGATGATTCAATCTGGTCGTCCAACAATAGGGATTGCTTAGTACTTATGAGGATATGCTTCTATGCTTCCAACCTTTTATGTCTCTCCCTGTGTCCTTTGTCctaa